In Palaemon carinicauda isolate YSFRI2023 chromosome 28, ASM3689809v2, whole genome shotgun sequence, the sequence tcacaagaaagcgttgactgaagaagcctggggtgtAGTCAAGGACCTCTTGTAGAGCACCTTTTTTCAACATGATCAAGACTTCAGCCGAAGGGCCAGCTTCTTTGCAGACCCCTTCGCATAGGAGCTCGATGTCACAGAAGTCTTGGTCAGTGGAGGAAGATTGAATGTACGGGATGCAATACCTTGAACGAATCACGGGGACTGTCCAGGATTCGGCCCAGAGCAGCATCCACCTCTGCCAGCAGagatgcaggcatccccccactagtggacaAGTGAGGGGATTACCCATCCTAGCAGTTGCAGCCTCAGCCACCGCCTCTAGGATTTCTCCCTCCACGGAAAGACTTTGtacctttcctgtccttggcaagAAAGAGCTTCTTAAGATACCTTTGTATCCATCGCTGTCGTCCTGCTTGTTGGTTTTGACTGTTTGTTCTGCGGTTGAGAGGTAGGTCTATAGGGCCAGGATTTCAAGACCCTATGAAGCAAGTCCtagtgggacttcctccatctctgcaGTTCACTTGATGTTTCCCGGCTCAACTGGGAGGAACCCTCCAGAGAGGAATTCCCGAGTTTTACAATGTCGCTTTTGTGGGACTTGGTGATGAAACCTATCAATTATAGAGTCCCTCCTTCTTAGGATGGTGTATGCCCAGGAACTCGATGGAACAAGTGCTCGGTAGAAGAAAGGTCTCGATGACCTTCTTGGAGCTTTCCTTGGATAAATCCTCAGAAACACCCCAACCAGAGATTTAGctacaaagtagcctgcatggcgtacttcgccaccttctcatGATTGAGGATCTCAGAAGCAGAGAATGACAATTGtggttcagtctctctctctctagagagaaccCCTTCATCAATTCCTCCAAGGAATGATGTAGAGGAAGGGCCAGGAGAGGCTCATCAAGGACTTCGTAGTACAATACTTCCTCTGCTATACACCAGGATGTGGGAGGAGTCTAGAGGATGAGCCTGTGCGAAGAATCAGAGGAGCTGCGAAGTTGAAATAGAACCTTCATCTTGAGACCAGGCCAGGGCTGCACTGGACTCgaggggcttctgagtgccaaagacatggTATAGGACAGTGTTTTTGCCCTCCTGAGGAGTCATCTCTGGGTCTGGCAACCAATTGGGGGACCTCATGAAAGACAGAACCTGGCAGAAGGCGTGCTTGGACTCTCCCTGTTCTGCTTCCGATGGTCTATGACTGACAGGAAATTCTGAGTCTTCCACCCACGAGACATCATCTTGGGGTGGGTCGTAGTGGTCATTGTAGGGATGGATAGGAGACACCTTCCTGACCACCTCTGTGGGTCTAGCAGACCTCATCGAGTAATTTAgcagagtcttggagtccttgAACTCCTTCCTTGACAGGAAGAAGGTCTCCAAAACCAATGGTCTTGCCTGGACACCTTTCTGCTGCTCATCCGTAAGGGGAAGGATGGAGTCCATCTATAAGTTTAACGGCGGCTCTCATCTCTTGAGGAACCTCCTCGATAGGAGAGGGGCAGAAGGAGCCAGCTAGAGACTCCTTCCTGCAAGGAGCTTCCTTATGGGTCAGTGGATTCAGAGCAGTTGAACAAGGAGTAGGGACGACAATGCTAAGCTTTTGTTTGGCCATCCTGACAGGGGTCAGGTTGACCCTGGACAAGACCACCTTCTCGGcaactctcttcctcttcaggagagAAGAAGAAACTGAAGTCTCTTTATGGGAAGGAACCGTGGACTGTTGCCTTGGATCAGCCGACGGCAAGGAAGACTCCTCCAGGGGAATCCTGGGAGTCTCTGAGGAGTGAACAGGTAAACCTGTTGCAAAGGCTTGAGAAACAGCCCTCAGCAAGGCTCCAACCCACAGCTCCTGTCCTACAGTAGCACTATCGGAAAGCTCCCCTGAAGGGAATGACTAGTTGGCAAACGACGAGCAGTGAGTGTTTGATTTCGTTTGCCTTCCTCTCTCTCTTCGGGGATCAGCAAGACGTCAGCGAATGATGAGTGGAGGGTGACTGGTACGCAGTCAGTGATTGCCGGTGGGCTGGCGAGCAGCGGGCTGTCGGCAAAGGGTGAGCTATCGGCGAGTTGGTGATTGGCGAGAGAAAGATCGGTAACCTGGGGACATACAAACGCTAGGAGAGCAGCGAACTGCTGGAGAAGCGTAGGAGGAACATAGCATGACAGATGAGCCTCGTCGGACTGACGAGCTCCAGGTGAAGAAGGATCCTCCGAAGGGTATCGTTCTGCAGCGGAGGAAGACGAGCCAAACAGACGTCTCTTTGCCGAAGGCAAAGGAGCACGTCTGAGGCAAAGAGGAGGACGAGCACGGCAGGATGAGCCTCTGCAAGGAAGGGCAGAGCAGCAGGCTGGTCCTCAGaaggcctccaaagaggagtctctatgggtggtctctcccaaacgagagaggtgatcacctgCAAGAGAGACGTGTCTCTGACTTTGCTCCACCCATGAAGGATGTTCGGCGGCGGCGGCAAGAACAAAATATGCAGAAACGGACGCAGAAGATCCCCAGGAATCTGAAGATCGACACTAAACAGAGCCATCGAGTCGACCTCAAAAGAGGAAGAACGCTGCAACTCAGCACCCCGTTGGATGAACTGCATCAACACCTCCTTTGAAGGTGGGTCGGGCAATCCCAGGGACGGCCACAGctgcaaaaaataagaaaagaataaggacTCACTCAGGGGAAGAGGCGGGgccacttcgctaggggaagcaacactgtCTCTGGAGGACAGAGGTTGTCCAGGAGCCAAGTGTCCTGCGATACTATACAACAGTTCCCCATAAGAAGCCAGCCAAGCAAGAGCTACAGAGGAACGATGGGGGAGGAAGAAGCAGCTTTGGGTTGCTTCTGctttgaggaagaccccgaaggaaaAAAATgccttttagccttcttctgtcATTACCCAAACCTTTCCCGTTGTGAGGGAGACCACTCCCGACATTCACTAGAAGTGTTATCAGTATCGCAGCGTTGACCTCTGCATGAGGGATACAACAAGTAAGGATCAGTTTCAATAGAGGACATAAATGTCCTGCAGGAGCAGCCCTCAGGACAAGGGCAGGTATGCAACATTGAAAACcaggcaaacacacacaaactttaaaaaaaaaaaaaaagcaaaaaaggttAGTAAATAATGGCTGTCCAGAAATTTGGTGAGGAAGAAGAGCGGTAATAACctttctccatccgagccaaaagcaaagtaagTTACAGTCACAGATGTGTGAGTAATAGGGGTAGCTACAAACCCCAACCCGCTATTAGGTGGTTAACCCTagctaaaattctaatggctcgtctttcagcttcacaGAAAGTAATACCCTACAAATATtgttggtttgtatttcagttacatatCAAACTGTGATTCAACAGTAAAAATAAACGTGTAAATTTGCACGCaacacaatacaaaaaaaaaaaaatacttcaaatctTACCTTTTACTGCACTAGGTATACTGCAAGCAATTTCATTCTTCTGCTCGTCATTAAGACTTAATGTATCCAAAAAGGTATCGGCAACACTTAAATTATCTTTATCCACTTCAATTGGCACAATATTAACATAATCTTTTACATTAGGCTTATCATTATTTGTACTTCCCTGAGATGGCATTTTGTCCAAAACTACAGCTTTACTACCTTTGACACCAACAATAGGTAATTCTTCAGTTCTAACTTTTTTCTGTGTAATTTTACTTTCTGGGGTTTCAGGACATGAGTTTTCACTATCAGAAAGTCTCCTCTTCATTGCACTGTCATTATGACTAGAACCCTCATTAGAATTGCATAATTTAGTTTTATCTTGAATCTCAATGTTATCATCACCATCCACCACCGGAACTTTCCTACGATCTTCTGAGTCTTTCTTTGCACGTCTCTGTTTGCCTTTCTCATTTCTGTTCCTCAACCTACCTTCATTCTGTGCATTCCCCTCCACCTCTGATGAATTTTGACACAAATGGTCTTGACCATCTTCTACATCTTTGACCACTTCCAATTTTATATCAGATGTAGTGTGAATTTTGTCCCCATTTATGTCACTTGTCACATGATCTACTGGCTTATCAGAATCACCATCAATAGGTTTGTCATCTGCAACTTCCGTTCCGCCATCTAAATCTCCAGGAGGGGGTGTTTCTGAGGTGGGGCCTCTGCCTCTTGTTCTACGACCACTTCGTCCATTGGTGGGAGTCACATCATTTGCTACAGCACCTCTCCTTCTCTTCGCTGACCGTTTAGGTGACAAAGGTGGTGAAGCACCATTAGTTTTTGTGGCAGGAGCAGTTGGGGGACTGTATGACTTTGGCCGTTTCCTTCCACCCCTTGAGGAAGTGGCTGAGGCAGTAGTGTTTTCAGATATGCAACTCGCTTCAGAACTATTACTTCCTCTCCTGGTACGGCGTGTTGTTGGAGTAGAGGTAGATGTTCCACTGGTATTCCCTATACTACTTGCGCTAGAATCTGTGCTACCTCTACGGCTCCTACGGCCCCTGCCTCTTGGTGAAAGGTTGACAAGAGTAGGAGGAGTTTTTGAACTTTGAGTTGAACTTCTACTTCTAGGACTTGCCCTTTGTGGAGACTCAGGGGTGGCTGTACCCCTCCGAGTTTTTCTTGGAGGTGACTCTGGAGTAGTCCCGGGACTTGCCTTAGATTGGCGAGGTCTCCTACGGCCCTTCTGAGGAGTCTCTGGTGAAGCAGCTGCAGCACTTGCAGTATCTTGTTTTCTTGGCATTTTTAGTTCAGGGTCTTcttctgtaatgaaaaaaaaaaaaaacattcattataaaacaaaaacaGTAACTTTCCTAATATGAAGGATAAGAAAGTTAAACAAATACCAAATTATCATACTGTACTATACTACGATGAATACATTAAAAACGCAACCCTaattatgacaaatttggaaataatttgtatgtttccctaactaatacaaacctgtagttatttatatggatTATCTTTCGACAAAGTTGGAAATTAGTCAATAGACTAAAAGTGCGATGCGGCAACACTACATACACACCTATCTCTGTTTACAGcttggtgagctgcctcactttttTATTACAGGCAGGACTTatagggggacaggtgatggcgggtcaatttatataaataactacaggtttgtgtatcaagtaaggaaaaatacaaatcatttccaaatttgccatttgttccttcactaacaaacctttcgttattCATATGGATGATTCACCCTTAGGTGGGCGGTAAGTCTGACCtctggcttagtcattgacccggGTTTTTCTAATTTAGCATTAGACTGTATCTGAAAAGAACCTTGACACCACGCGAATAAACACAAAGTGAGTATTATTGCAGCCCGAGCAACCTTGTGATTGTGGAAGAGTATTCAAGTTGTTAAAccagaatatcacaaattttaagtaacttgtatttttcctaacagtccttacctcgaactactttcttaggagtatctgggattctccacccaaccgaccagaattttgtgtagtttcccctatctccgttttctatagcgGGTCCCTCTGTAGCGGATGAATACACACCCTGAGGCGACCCGGATCAGTGAGAGCGCATGGCCAGGTCTTGGTCACCagtaagtttaaaatagatatggTATCAAAGCCCTGTAAGAcgctcggggaaggatgggcgggccataacccgaaagtagttcgaggtaagtactgttaggaaaaatacaaattacttaaaatttgtgatttgttccaacacggagtacttacctcgaactcctttcttaggagacttatactttaggaggcagGGGTGGTCTTACGGGCCAAGAGACCGACTGGATAATAAGATTGAACCTAGATAGTAGACTAGGTTCTTCTGACCCAAAACGGAATATAAGacttagggaaaactacgcaaaaaactatttaGTGTCCAAGTAACTCACCTCTATAAGGATCTCCGGACTTGGGTACTTCCATCTGAACGTTTCCCACATGACAGGGGTAAGGAATAAAGGGGAATGGAGGGGAAGCGGGAATAAGGGGggaaaaggtaaggaaggaacttgtgtcgcttggacTTACTTCCCACGGCTTCCCTGGGGCTACAaccttaaatcttttggagcgcagaaatgaccggACCAATAGAGAAGCCCTCCAAAGACTTTCTAGTACAATCCTTCAGGTAGTGGGccataaaggtggactgcctggatcATGTGCCCACCTTCAGGATCTGGCtcacagccatgttcttctcgaaggccagcgaagtgctcaggcccctaatatcatggggtctcggcTTATCCGGTAAGGAGGCTTCGGTACTGTCGTAGGCTCTCATAATCATCTGTCGTAACCAGAAGGAGACAGTATTCCTGGACACTGCTTTCTTCACCACgcccgaggagacgaacagactcttgatcccagggcgaagtctggccgtcctttccaggtactttctaACTGCTCTGACTGGGCACAGCAACaaatccctcgggttgtccgatCGCGGAATcgctggcaccgaaaaaccctcgAACCTAGGGTCCTAGTAAGCTGGGTTCTGCGTCTTGGCTACGAAGTCGGGCAGGAACTTGAAACTTAAGTCTCGCCAACCTTTCGTGTGCGAGACCTCGTACGACAACCCATGGAGTTCGCTCACTCTCTTAGCTGATGCCAGGGCtagaaggaagacagtcttgagggtgagctctttgtcTAGGATGTCCTTAAGGGGTTCAAAGGGCGGCTCCAACAGAGCCTTCAGAACTCTGGcaacgtcccactggggcactctaagaGGCAGGGGGAGAacatgattgctcgaagctcttaatgagcatcgagATTTGTCGAGAAGCTCCTAGATCAAGACCTGCCTAGGTCGTCTctcagatagactaggaagtccgctattctatgaatggaggcctccaacggcctgatgttctgTGAGGCGCAACATTTACTAAAAGTGGTCCATTTCGCTTGATACACTGCGACTGAGgaccgtctcaggtaacccgacatccttgttgcggtcttcgacgagtatccttcctttttcaggagccgctggataaccaccatgcgtgtaggcggagggaccgaggattttcgtgaaacctttggaagtggggctggcGGAGGAGGCCTTCCCTGTCTGGAAGGGGCCGCGGTGGGAGgcacgccagttcctttaggtcagTGAAGCACTcactctccagccaccagggcgctaccaaagtcatccacaggttcttTGCTCGtctcactctgttgaggacttaTCTGAGCATCCCGAAGGAGGGGAAGGCATACaagtcgaggttgtcccaaggatgttgaaaggcgtcctcgaatgctgctgttggatctggcacaggagaacaaaacacaggGAGCTGTGCATTGAGTTTttggcgaagaggtccatcaccgacaaaccccacttcaggatgattgtctgagccacttctgggtgtagggaccaatCCGACCCTACCACTttgcccatcctgctgaggccgtcggctagaatgttccgctttcctggaatgaacctgacTGTGACCTCGATCTGTTCCTTTGAGGCCCATTCCAAGAAGTCCGTCGTGAGACTGCAcaacttcagtcctccttgctttttcacgtaggccaccacggtggcgttgtcgcacatcagagccatggtgtttccccggagtaggtggATGAATTCTAGGCATGCCCTCTGAACGGCCATCAGTTCTAGAACGTTTATGTGAAGGTTCTTTTCCTCGGGGGACCACTTCCCCTTTGCCGACTCGTCGAGAAGATGggttccccatccctccttcgatgcgtccgtgaataacagcatctccgggggatcgatcgcgaagggcattcccttgagagtGTTCGTCCTGTTATGCCACCACTTCAGGATCTCCTTCGTCTCCGAGGACACCGGGACTATCTCGTGCGGGGACTCCCCCGGGgtccagaattcctttaggttccactgaaccgctCTTAGTTTGAGTCTCCCCGGGGGACTAACTTTTCCGACACAAGGTGGCCCACTAAcctctgccagtctttggctctcctcaGAGGGTTTGCTAGGAGGGGGCGAATTATCCGGTCTAGATTCTCCAACCTCTctgaggaggggaaggccctcaccaACTGGGTGTCTAGAACTatccccaggtaggtcatcctggtggagggtatcagctgtgaCTTTTCTAGGTTGATGGTTATACCCAAGTCCTTGCAGAACCAAAGAAGCTTCGTGCCTCGCTCCCTCAGtactccctctgaggctgaaagtaacaaccagtcgtccaggtaacgaatcaggcagATGCCCTATTCGTGCGCCCAGAccgagactgttgtgaagactctcgtgaggacctgaggagctgtcgaccgcccgaagcaaagggtcctgaactgcaacgcttgggtaccccatttcacccttaggaacttcctgctggaggggtagacagggatctgaaagtaggcgtccttgaggtctaaggacatcatgaagtccccttccctcaaggctgccattaccgacttcggggtgtccatcttgaagtcggtcttgcacacaaatttGTTGACGGCCGacaggtctatgaccggcctctaaccctgttgccttctccaccaggaagagtctgttGTAGAACCCCAGGgtggggttcttgactggttctaacgCCCCATTGGCGATCATGGCCGACACTTCCTCCAGCAATGCCGCTTTCCTTAaggggtccttgggcaccaaccactctgcctgtcggtccggaattagagggggcgggtccgctaggaagggtagCCTGTACCCGTCCCTCAGGACTGCTACGGTCCATGGATCCGCTCCGtagtcccgccaagcttgccaagagtgtttgaggcatccccctacctgaggcttcggcaggagtagggggcctctctgccTATCTTCTCCTAAAGGCGCAGCTGGAACGTCCTCTCCTAGAGTTGGGATAGGAGGATCTAAAAGAGGCCTACGAAGTCAAACTTCCCCTACAGAAGGGCTGTGAGGCTTGATGCCAGCACATCGAAGGGGAATCTCTTCTAGGCTGGACTGGCGATGAGTGGGGGCCGTCTGGTGCAGATCTCCTCTGAGCCGGACGCCTTGCAGCTGGGGGCCTGGGCTCTCCCGCCTCCttgagcttcctgaccctctccattACCTCTTCGACTGCCTTCAGGGGAAGACGGAATCGCCCCACACCGGGgagctcctcagggacctcgcctcCCGCTCGGGTAGCCTACGGAGCAACTTATTCAGGACGGTGTCCCTTTTCCGTAGGACCCAGTTAGCAGTTTGCATGAGGGAATGGAACGTGAGGAACTTCATCACCTTTCCCCCTGAGCTAATCAGTTCCCGCAAGAAGGTTTGGTTCTCCGGTACGGAGAGGTCATGGGAGGACTGGAAACCCACTAGggtacaggcccaccagtccagccaagaagtGGCGTTCACCAAGTCTTGGGCCATGTCCTCTATCATGGAGACTTTCGCTGGCGAGAAACACACTGGGGCAGAGGAGGCCCTGTCTTCTGCACCCCCTTGATTTAGCGTGGCTATCGCCGCCTCGATCGCACGGGGACCCCCCCGGCAACCGTCCGGGACGTAGAAGCGTTTCTGCGTTCTAAGGCCCGGAAGCAGCCTGGAGGACCCTTGGCTCCTGGGGGCGTCCGCTTGGCTTGCTATGTATTTGTCGATGTGGTCCATCCCTAGCTTCACGTCCGGCGCCAGAGGGAGGGTTAGGGACGGCTTCTGCTGGACCGAGTTGTCCACTAACCTGCCCAGCCCGGAGAGTCAGGCCTGCTCCATGGAGGGTTTAGgatcgtccagcctgtggtgccgCCTGATGAGCGCTGACAATTTCcgataggaagagacgtcatcagAAGAGCACTCTCCTCCTCCTATCACGCCCTCTGCTACCTGGTCATCCACGTGGGGCACCTCGtcggtcacggatggagccgcaTGGGAAGCCAGATCCTTTCTCTCCCGCTGTACCAATGGCGCGGAGACTTGCAGAGCGGGTGATCCGCTGGGAAGGGaatagccgtcatgggtctactccctcctGCGGAGCCGTGGACCTTCCAAGATCTTCCGGCTAGTCCTGGAGCTTGGGAAGAGCTGCCAAGGAACCGGGAGCCGGGGCCATACTGCCTGGCCGAAGGAGCGGCtctttccgctgggcggatggagccggtacATTCGAGGACGTAGGCTTGGCGAAGGATACTCGGTGCGCCGACTTCGGGCGACGGGCGGACCTAAAGGAGGACCCGTGTCGCGAGAGTGATGAagcggctctagggagccacctgGAAGAGCCTGAAGCGGAGGCTGCCTCGAGTAGCTCGCTGCGCGGGATGGTAACTCGGACCCACTTATCCCTCGATGAACGGCCCTTCTTATGCTTCTTCCTGGAGGTCCTGGCACGCTTCCTGGAAGGGGCTGAGCACGACCAAGACCTCCTCCTACGGGACCTCTCCCGCTTCTTCCTCGAGTCCCATGGGCCCGAATCTTCTGAGGAGGACGAGTCCGATGAATCCGAAGAAAATGATGATGGGGATCCTCGTGTCGTTCCACCGGCGAGGGCGGCTGcagaaagacgggcgggagcgtcAACGACGAGGCCGGGGAAGACCGCACAGTCTTCTTGGGGCCGAACCAGCTGTCGAACTATTTTCTAACCAcatcggggacctgaagggcgtcctaggggCCGTCCAAGCGATGGAGCCCGAATTCGACGAGCCTGCCGGCGGACTCTCCTTGTCCGCTTCTCCCGCGGTCGCTGAAGCACCTGAACCGCACAGCCGCGATGCAGGGGAAGGGGCCAGAGCAGACTTCCCACACATCGGGTCTTCGGAAGGGATGGGTCCTGTAGGCACCAGAACCTCATCTCCCGAGCACACTCCCGCCCCCCCATCAGGCCCCCCCCACACTCCTGTACAGACACAACATCCCCCACATCAGGAacatcagactcctggggaagggcaatgggccgcttccccgcaacggacttacctcgtcccctactctgggtaggggaaggtggcggGAAATTCTTCTCCGACGCTATGGGCGAGGAGATGCTCGCCTTCTTGGAGgatctcttggacgccttcttcttggtCCCGTAGAGTGCCAACTGGATCTCgggccaagactcgcactccggacacgtggctgagggGGCACACACATTGCCCCTACACAAagaacacaaggtgtggggatcaaaCTCCGGCTTAGAGAGGAacgcaccacaagatttaccggccataggcccggggcaacgacgtgGATGCTCCATAACCGCACACTAAAGCACCAAGTAACACAAGAACACAGGGGAAAGAGGTGGATAAAGGAATATAAGGTGAATGCTAAACACGTGGGAACCgcgtggggacacaaagggtcgcacgggaTGGGAGAAAGCGGAGAGATGTTAATCACGtcacgaccagaaacttactggtgaccgagacctggccacgcgCTCTCACTGACCCGGGTCACCTCAGGGCGTGTATTCATTCACTACAGAAGGACCCaccatagaaaacggagataggggaaactacacaaaattctggtcggttgggaggagaatcccagatactcctaagaaagtagttcgaggtaagtactccatgctGGAACAAATTACACATTACACACATATAGACATTTCCCAAAGCCTACCTATAAAAAATTATTAACTATACTAGAATACAAAAGAGAAGTGGTTCTTACCTGCAGAGATTGAAGCCAGCTTACATAGGGACCCACGGCGCtgttccccaagagaagggaagatgaagaaaggaaaggtcAGAGTTACTGTACTTTCCTTCACTATATACTTAAAACCCGGGTAACCAATACCCTCgacctctgctacttgtccaacaaggagcctgatgtattcttaaaccacttgttgtgcagccaccacaggaccgatggaaaacgtatcaagtctcctgtgggtcatgtaatggaggtagtgggcggtgaaagtCGTCTGatacttccacacgcccgcttgcaaagGTTGCAAGACAGAGTAACTGCGTTAAAGTGCCTGGGACGTaccgatgcccctgacatcatgagccctgacatcatgagccctaacatc encodes:
- the LOC137621518 gene encoding serine/arginine repetitive matrix protein 2-like isoform X2 encodes the protein MTSRTRKNKKNSKEDPELKMPRKQDTASAAAASPETPQKGRRRPRQSKASPGTTPESPPRKTRRGTATPESPQRASPRSRSSTQSSKTPPTLVNLSPRGRGRRSRRGSTDSSASSIGNTSGTSTSTPTTRRTRRGSNSSEASCISENTTASATSSRGGRKRPKSYSPPTAPATKTNGASPPLSPKRSAKRRRGAVANDVTPTNGRSGRRTRGRGPTSETPPPGDLDGGTEVADDKPIDGDSDKPVDHVTSDINGDKIHTTSDIKLEVVKDVEDGQDHLCQNSSEVEGNAQNEGRLRNRNEKGKQRRAKKDSEDRRKVPVVDGDDNIEIQDKTKLCNSNEGSSHNDSAMKRRLSDSENSCPETPESKITQKKVRTEELPIVGVKGSKAVVLDKMPSQGSTNNDKPNVKDYVNIVPIEVDKDNLSVADTFLDTLSLNDEQKNEIACSIPSAVKDSSVNEIVETLVEQLLNGTTNVKTMNAPRFNKFLRQLLTHYCSLETTKQSKHTLCEKAVEWARERKSVNLRHELELTLMSLYYATKHYKKAETIANALYSETKKLQDKEKTVKACLCLSQVYHAMGNISKARASITTAKTEALKIYTPPDMQGELDLQSGIMQVAEGKDMETAFSYFKEAATGFTSRRQRSQALKYMLLTKVMVNRSEEGEKAVRSQSHVQDIDEGVEAMLAITSAANKSSLADFK
- the LOC137621518 gene encoding serine/arginine repetitive matrix protein 2-like isoform X1; this translates as MTSRTRKNKKNSKEDPELKMPRKQDTASAAAASPETPQKGRRRPRQSKASPGTTPESPPRKTRRGTATPESPQRASPRSRSSTQSSKTPPTLVNLSPRGRGRRSRRGSTDSSASSIGNTSGTSTSTPTTRRTRRGSNSSEASCISENTTASATSSRGGRKRPKSYSPPTAPATKTNGASPPLSPKRSAKRRRGAVANDVTPTNGRSGRRTRGRGPTSETPPPGDLDGGTEVADDKPIDGDSDKPVDHVTSDINGDKIHTTSDIKLEVVKDVEDGQDHLCQNSSEVEGNAQNEGRLRNRNEKGKQRRAKKDSEDRRKVPVVDGDDNIEIQDKTKLCNSNEGSSHNDSAMKRRLSDSENSCPETPESKITQKKVRTEELPIVGVKGSKAVVLDKMPSQGSTNNDKPNVKDYVNIVPIEVDKDNLSVADTFLDTLSLNDEQKNEIACSIPSAVKDSSVNEIVETLVEQLLNGTTNVKTMNAPRFNKFLRQLLTHYCSLETTKQSKHTLCEKAVEWARERKSVNLRHELELTLMSLYYATKHYKKAETIANALYSETKKLQDKEKTVKACLCLSQVYHAMGNISKARASITTAKTEALKIYTPPDMQGELDLQSGIMQVAEGKDMETAFSYFKEAATGFTSRRQRSQALKYMLLTKVMVNRSEEGEKAVRSQSHVQDIDEGVEAMLAITSAANKSSLADFKKTRTQYKDHLEGDLVVASVLDDLYTSMMEKNLLNIVLPYERLQITYIAEKIGLPREEVERRLSQMILDKRINAQLDHRDDCLYVYGAEEKDAVYQTALDSLSQLDKTVSHLNRKVKKLL